The Triticum aestivum cultivar Chinese Spring chromosome 7B, IWGSC CS RefSeq v2.1, whole genome shotgun sequence genome window below encodes:
- the LOC123160681 gene encoding serine/threonine-protein kinase LMTK3 has protein sequence MALAPRSSLRSLVLLMSHGKPQLSAFFSSAATTAAPKAAKPPAAPAGDSPATDPPAAAASSSGSGSTHSAPLECPSRRFRHVELEPEPEGSYHTLGHETDKIPPGATKDPEGPISEGSCGTPQPVSDDPQPGPRKDPRHRVPEDP, from the exons ATGGCGCTTGCTCCCCGGTCGTCTCTTCGCTCGCTGGTGCTGCTCATGTCGCACGGGAAGCCCCAGCTGAGCGCTTTTTTctcctccgccgccaccaccgccgcgccCAAGGCCGCGAAGCCTCCAGCAGCTCCAGCCGGTGATAGTCCGGCCACCGACCCTCCAGCCGCTGCAG CTTCGTCGTCTGGATCTGGCTCGACTCACAGCGCCCCTCTGGAATGCCCAAGCAGAAGATTTAGACATGTTGAACTTGAACCTGAACCTGAGGGCTCATATCACACACTTGGACATGAAACTGACAAGATTCCGCCTGGCGCCACCAAGGATCCGGAGGGCCCAATATCCGAGGGCTCATGCGGCACGCCTCAACCTGTATCGGACGATCCACAGCCTGGACCTCGCAAAGACCCGAGGCACAGAGTTCCTGAAGACCCGTAG